The Chryseobacterium oranimense genome contains the following window.
ATACTCAGTAGAACATTACGAAGATGAATTCTACATTATCACCAATGCAGATGATGCGATCAATTTCAAGATTGTAAAAACCAAAATTAACAACTGCGGGATGGAAAACTGGGTAGACGTTATTCCGCACCGTGCCGAAGTTCTCCTGGAAGGCTTTGAAATTTTCAGGGATTACCTTGTTCTTGAGGAAAGAGAAGAAGGTCTTTTGCAGATCAAAATCATTGATGAGAAAACTCAGGAAGCATACTATCTCCCTTTTTCCGATCCTACTTATACGGCTTATATAGGAATCAATATGGAGTTTGACACGGAAGTCCTTCGTTATGGCTATACATCGCTGACGCAACCAAGCTCAACGTATGAGTATAACATGAAGGAGAAAACCACTCAGCTTCTGAAACAACAAGAAGTTCTTGGAGGGAAATTCTTTCCTGAAAATTATATTTCCGAAAGAATCTGGGCCGAATCCAGAGATGGAGAGACAAAAATTCCAATTTCATTGGTTTATCATAAAGACACGAAGAAATCTGCAGACACGCCATTGCTTTTATATGGTTATGGAAGTTATGGACATACCGTGGACGCCAGTTTTTCCAATGTAAGACTTTCCATTTTGGACAGAGGATTCATTTACGCTATTGCCCATATCCGCGGCGGGGAATACCTGGGAAGAGAATGGTATGAGGACGGGAAAATGCTTTATAAGAAAAATACATTCTTCGATTTTATTGATGCAGGGAAGCATTTAATTAAGGAAAACTACACATCATCACAACATATGTATGCGATGGGCGGAAGCGCCGGCGGGCTTCTTGTAGGAGCTGTGGTCAATTATGAACCGAAACTTTTTAACGGAATTGTAGCACAGGTTCCGTTTGTAGATGTAGTTACAACAATGCTGGATGAAACCATTCCGCTGACAACCGGGGAATATGATGAATGGGGAAATCCGAATGACAAGGAATATTATAAGTACATGAAAGAATATTCACCCTATGACAATATAGAAGCAAAAGATTACCCTCATATGCTGATCACAACAGGCCTTCACGATTCCCAGGTACAATATTGGGAACCGGCAAAATGGACTGCAAAACTGAGAGAGCTGAAAACAGATAACAATCTTTTATTATTCAAAACGGATATGAGCTCGGGCCACGGCGGAGCCAGCGGAAGATTTGAATCCCTGAAAGAAGATGCACTGGAATATGCGTTTCTTTTAATGATTGACAAAAAAATAAATTAATTTTCTGCTTTAAAAACACAAAACCATGTTATTATTAAGTTTCCTTGCAATAGCCATTATTTATTATCTGATACAGAAAGATAAGATCCGAAGAGCAGAAAAACGGGAACTTTTTAAAGAAAAGCAAGAAGAGAAACTTCAGCAGCTTCTTGAAAAAGCAAGAGAAGAAGACGCAAAAAAAGCTGAAGATAATAAATGACAAATATTATGAATGAGTCCGAATACTGGCAAAAAATAGAACAGTTCTTTATAGAAAATTTTGACACCGAAAAAAATGCTCCTATTGAAACTTATTTGTTTTTAATAGGTCTTCAGGAGCTGGGAAGCGGGCAGCAAAAATTCACAAAAGATGATAAAGTGAATTTAATCCATATTGCGGTTTGCAGACTTCTGGAACCTTTTGGATATTATAAATTCACCCATTATGATGATGACGGATATCCCCATTTTGACAAATTGGAAGAACTTCCGGAACTAAAGCCAAACGAGCAGTCTCTTCTGATGAAAAAAGCAATTATACAGTATTTTCAGGAAGAAGAGCTGATTTGATGGGCTGATGGGCTGATGTGATAATTTGGCGATGCGGAAATACGAAATGGAGGAAATATCCATACAATATGCGTTTCTTATACCTTCATCCAATGCAAATAATATCTACAAATATT
Protein-coding sequences here:
- a CDS encoding S9 family peptidase, translated to MKAPQAKKIEKILEIHGDRRIDNYFWLNERENPEVIKYLEEENAYEEHLMKDTEAFQEELFEEMKARYKKDDESLPYFFNGYWYIVRYEEGKEYPIFCRKHKSLDNTEEIIVDVNILAEGETYFEVGSVAVSPDNKLVSFSSDNVSRRIYTINFKNLVTGEILPDQIHNTTGKAVWANDNEHVFYIRKDESLRAFQVYRHKLGTDSAEDVLIFHEDDDTFDVNVFKTKSMEYIFIASSSTISDEHRFIPSDNVFAEWKIIQPRIDDLEYSVEHYEDEFYIITNADDAINFKIVKTKINNCGMENWVDVIPHRAEVLLEGFEIFRDYLVLEEREEGLLQIKIIDEKTQEAYYLPFSDPTYTAYIGINMEFDTEVLRYGYTSLTQPSSTYEYNMKEKTTQLLKQQEVLGGKFFPENYISERIWAESRDGETKIPISLVYHKDTKKSADTPLLLYGYGSYGHTVDASFSNVRLSILDRGFIYAIAHIRGGEYLGREWYEDGKMLYKKNTFFDFIDAGKHLIKENYTSSQHMYAMGGSAGGLLVGAVVNYEPKLFNGIVAQVPFVDVVTTMLDETIPLTTGEYDEWGNPNDKEYYKYMKEYSPYDNIEAKDYPHMLITTGLHDSQVQYWEPAKWTAKLRELKTDNNLLLFKTDMSSGHGGASGRFESLKEDALEYAFLLMIDKKIN